In the genome of Onychostoma macrolepis isolate SWU-2019 chromosome 10, ASM1243209v1, whole genome shotgun sequence, the window acacacacacacacacacctacctgtatagctatctttgtgaggacATACATTGACACAATGCAATCTCTAGCTCcttaccctaaccctaaccttcagaactaagtgcctcacccaaacccttaccctaaacctaccctttactCAATTATAACCTGACCCCTAAAACCAAGTCTTGACCCTCAAACAGGCCTTTAAAGGGGTCCCAGAAAGTGAGGACCGGCCAAAATGTCCTCACTTTACAAGATTGTCCACACTCCGATGGTCTAAAACTCAAACCGGCCCTCACAAAGATAGCtgtacaagtgcacacacacacacacacatatacacatatacatgcatacacacacactattattattattattatatacgcTATTATTTCGCCCTTCATGTGAAGATACCATCAGAAGTCTTATCATGTCTTGTCTTGCCTAGTGTTTCTGTGCTCGTCTAAGTATTATCGGTGTCCTGTTGCTGCTTCCAGTGAGCCCAGCCCCACGACCTCTCTCCAAGACGGGAGTCCTCTGAACCTGACCATTGTGTTTCATCCAGTTCTGTGTCATTGTACGACAGACTGCCTTGTTTTGCGTCTTCATTAAAGACCGTTTCTAACTGACTGCTTTTGCACGTGGATCCTTTATATCATCCCTGACAAATTACGTTAGTCTTTGTCCAGTGTTAATGTGTACGCCTTGTTGTGCGTGTGATTCCTTCCTGCCTCTtatggatttattaaagactgtttgaattcttcttcttcttcgtgCGCCTTTTGTACACCGCAACCCGTGACAATaatgatatttgtcttatttaacatgttgcttttgtgcaggtgagatgagtaaatacatgttcatatttagtctGGAAATACAGTAAGCATCATGTTCACACTGCATGCACagtttctctcaacatggggacaggagagATACATGGGGAAACAAATATCAGATATCTCCTTCTaacttaaaaagtaatgcattacttaaCTATAGTTACttaaagtaatctgattacataactcacATTAGCTGTTGTCCCCCCAACACTGGTTGGGACAACAGCTCTCGACCTTCTCAtggttagaagcatagtttGTTAATGTAGACTTAAATAAGCAAACTACTGTAACGTTTTTGTAGTGAGTAACAAGAAGTTTGAAGTTTCTGGAACAACAAGGCTTTGTTTGTTCAGATCATAACTGGCATTTATATCAATGGAATTTGCTTTCCATTTGTTCTCTTTGCTATCTAAGGCagataatttaattatataataagcGATGTTTTTTTCCTATGGGAATGTCCTTCCTTGACTTTTCTTTGTTGTAAAAGTAGCTGTATAACATTACCGCTTGACACTGTAACACTGATCTAATCTTTAATCTCAATTTTAGATTTAACAACAAACACTGAATTGTTGTCGTCTTAACGGCATTGTTGACTTCATAAATGCACATACCATCGCAATCTGATAATATGCTTTCAAGTACTATTCATTatcgaaggcgattcatctgcgataatgaacgcgatattgcgtagcttgtcagtgaactacggctctgtgtattaaatggcgctctatttgaaaacaggtgatggagatttagcgctaatcacggACCCgtctttactgacgagatgcgcatgaatatcgtgttcgatatatcgcccagccctagatgtccccatttagatagctaagtaaacgtacgtgtgtgtgtgtgtgtgtgtgtgtgtgtgtgtgtgtgtgtaggcttGGAACTCTTCAAGGTTCAATGCGCTCTCGGGTCTCACTTCTCCTCTGGCTCAGACTTGCCTCAAGATTCTCATTTTTCATATTGACGCAAACATGTGATTTATCCACAGCAAAAGTGTTTGTGAATGTGTCACATACCCCAAAGCACCACTGTTTTTAACACTGTTGTAACACTTGAATACAGAGATCATTTTTAGACTCACAAATATtacaaagtaaatattttgtataacatttaatcataaaagtttgcattttttacattgaCATTAAAGCTCGTTTCCTCTTATACTCTCATTactgaaatatgaaaaaaacaataattctCTGTACTTTAATGCTAAAAATTATAACTTGAATTGTCAAGTGTATTTGTTGAACAGAATTGAATTTATGctcattaaaaatacatgcGATTTTCATTGTTGCAGTTTGCAGATTTAGCCATTTGAACTTTATGTGTTCAGAATATTGCTGTAACCCAATACTAAATTTATGAGACATGTCTTCTGTTCGCAGGGACATGCTGCTTGAGGGGGGCTCAGCGGTGGACGCAGCCATCGCAGCTCTGCTCTGCACTAGTTTGGTCAACCCACAGAGCATGGGTTTGGGTGGAGGGGCCATCTTTACCATTATGGACAAAACAGGTATGTCTGTGTATGTATTGTTGTTGCGTAAAAAGCAATGTATAATTAAATGGAAATTAGCATATTATAGTTGTTTTGGTCTTGTGATTGAGGTGATAAGTCTTTCGAACCAATGTTTCTTTATTCCCCTTTATATGAACAATTCAGAACATgtcatttactttattttgattatgaCTCGTAATTCTACAAGTATGGTACAGCTCATTGAGTTTCTCTAGAAATGTTATGGAAAggtcaacatgatctcacagaattccgtgtaatgttcacggacttaattaacctccgaatctgtggtgacatcacggaatcgccgaaaattccgtgatgggctcacagaagtgataccaatgtaagtcagtgacaggcatcagccgtgctccacgcacggaaacccttagcatcaatatgccgacgcgatactggggaatttatcgtcatcattattgttcagaactgggtaggtttagggtaggggtgggtcaggtactccagtgaaagtataactgcatcggagtcactctttttacgtggtccgatgcagcgctggtgttgaaccagtgaatccgtgcatggaccacggctgatgccttctgtgagcccagcacggaattttcggcgattccgtgatgccaccacagattcggaggttaattaagtccgtgaacattacacggaattcggTGAGATCAGGGTGGGAAAGGTGGACTGACCTGTTAGTTTATTGTTTAAACAGTGTTCTTTAAAGagacaaagaaaaatatacatGACATAAATAAGGAGGATAGATAAcgctgttttgaaaaaaaattaaatctccATCAATTTACGGTGTCCTCTGTTTTTCCAAGGCAAAGTGAATATCATCAGCTCAAGAGAAACAGTCCCAAAAGGTGTCAAAGGGGATCTGCTGAATAAGTGTCcaaaaaccattacatttgCTACAGGTAAAGCTTTTCCATGCATTCAACCTATGTTTCTTTCTTCCATTAAAAACTGGTGATTTTTTGTAGTTTAGCTATATACATCACCATTCAGTTTCATTGTGTGAAAAACAAGTCTGGACATTCAGCTTTTGTGTCTCAAGTGGCATGTGTAAACgatgacatatttttttaagatttcatAAACGTGCCATTTGGAAATATAGAAGTACAATGGGACATTGTGCGTAGGATAGGGGAATTCTGTCTTAAGGTGATTTATGTACTTAAGTGGACTTGTTTTGCTTGTTTCTTAGTCTTAAATGTACTTCCTGGACAGTCACTATTGCCAAACATATTTACCCATAATGCCAGACTAAATTCTACTGTTGACAAATTTTGTGTAGTTGCCTAAAAGTTCACACGCTGTTCATACATACAAATGGAACTCTAATTATGACTGTTTttctgtaaatgttttgcttccCAGATAAAAgagattagtttttttttccaaaagcagAAGTTTATGTAATTTGGATAAGAACGAAACTCACTGTGTTGTTCTTTGTACTGCAACAATGTCCACTGAAAGCAAAACTAAAGCTTTGTAAAACTGGAAGTAATCTGATTTGGCAGTGTACAGCGTTCCTTTAAAAGggctttttttttagtttgtttgttttagaccAGTATTAATCAAGTCTTTAAATTGTTCATACTTAAGATTAGGCATTTAAATAGCTAAATGCCTAACCCTAATATTAAACTTTGGCAcatagaaaatttaaaaaaatcaagtttaaatgtattttttccaaATGTGCAATGCACACATTACCTattgttaatgcatttatttgatcaaaaattctgtaataaagtgtaatattattgcaatttaaaagagcttttgtttgaatatattttaaatgtattttattcctgaaCTTTTGAACAAAATTGTACTCCAGTAACTATTTTATGCTTTATATGTCCACGCGTCTAACAGGAAGTCACTGGATAGGTGTTCCAGGAGAACTCCGTGGCTATGAAAAAGCTCATCAGTTGTATGGAAAGCTGCCCTGGGCCAAACTATTCGAGCCCTCCATCAAGCTGGCACGAGAGGGCTTCCCCATGCCAGTCTACCTCgctttttttttgcagcaagatttaattaaaaagctTATGAATGGCACTGAACTCTGGTAATGTATCttctccacacaaacacatacacactatCATGTACACTAGTGTTTGCTATGACTGACACCTCAATGTAATAGTTTATTTAAGGGCGCAAGTATGATGAACCTTGACGAGCATTTTTTAACGATCAATGTCAAAGAAGTAGGTTATGACATAGCCGCAGGCGAACCGCAAGAAATATAAGACCTCTTTCATTGTTGTGTAATAAGAAACTTTCTGCTGCATGAATCAAAGCAACATTGAGTCTATCTccagttttctattaaataccATTTTTGTCTGTTGTGAAACATAATTTGCTAAATTATACACGGTAACACACTAACTTTGTATTTATCAAACGtgtccctggaccacaaaaccagtcataagtagcacaggtatatttgtagctaGCAATGGCCAAAAATTcattgtataggtcaaaattattgatttttcttttatgacaaaaattaaaaaaaaggatcatgttccataaatttcctaccgtaaatatataaaaacttaatttttcatcagtaacatgcattgctaaggacttcatttggacaactttaaagatgattttctcaatatttggatttttttgcaccctcagattccagattttcaaatagttgtatctcggccaaatattgtccgatcctaacaaaccatacatcaatggaaagcttatttacttatttttatttccaaaaattgacccttatgactggttttgtggtctagggtcacaaataattctggaaaatattgtttttgaacAAGAATATTAAACAGCACTCATCATTGCTATCTCACTAAGTACTGGACACTATGAATTTTTAGTTCTGTGTTTTtgctcaaattaatgcagctcTGGTgagtattattatataaatatatatatatatatatatatatatatatatatataggtgaaATTACAGCATTTTATTCAGTAATATAGGCATTACAAGAAATACCATGatgtttaagtttatttattttttcattgttactgttttggggtgaaatatgacccagacCTGTTCTTGGCAAGTTTCATCACATTTTGTAACACCTGGCTGGCATATGTTACTTGAGTTGCTTTCTGTCTGGTTTTATAAGCTTATTTCTTTGTATAGTGAACTGTTCTACAAGAGCAAGACAGTTCTTAGCCCAAGGGACACCCTCAGGTTCCCTCAGTTGGCAGAAACCATGGAAACGATCTCCAAAGAAGGAGCCGATGCCTTTTACACTGGAAAAATCGCGAAGGACTTGATACAGGATGTCCAAGAGAGAAGTATAAACTTTGTATATAAACGGCAGTCGCTGTAATCAGAACAGATGTAGTGCTTGTTTACACAGTTTACTTTTGGTTTTTCCAGATGGAATCTTATCATTAGAAGATCTGAGCACTTTTCAGGTCAGAGTCAGTGATGCATGGTCAGTCCAACTTGGTGATTACAAGATGCACTTCCCTCCTCCACCAGCAGGGGGAGCGATACTCAGCCTTATCCTCAAACTAATGCATGGTAGGAGTAGATCACGAAAGAAAGACTGTCAACTCTGCCTGCTATACTGAAGCTGTTCTTTCTTATAAATATTAACCCTCCCTTTGATTTCCTCAGGATTCAGGCTTTCTCCAGCCTCTAACCAAGGGGACCAGAAAATCTTGAATTTGCATCGGTTCCTTGAGGTGGTTAAGTTTGCAAACGGACAAAAGCACAACCTCAAAGACCCCTTCTTCGGCTCCAGAGAAAATGTACGGATACAGCCTTGGTGCTTGGGTTTATGTTAAAATCAAAATGGCATGATTTTCTGTCTggaacattcatttaaaaattacacaACAGCAGAGTTTCTCATGAGCTTCATTTACTTATATTTGCCATTTTTGGCAGTAGTAAGCATAATATCACTTGATGTCAATTGCAGGGTTGAGTAAATACTATGAAAGGCCGGATGTTATTTCTCACGAAGGCCACACAAATGCAAGCAATTAACGTttgaaatgaaatcaaaatattcGTTAAAGAAGCATGCTTTCAAAGAGATTtgatttcatttagaaacatcaTTAATAATTCCATGCctggcaaaaaacaaaaaatgcaaataatgatCAGACTAAACTGAATTCGTTTGTCTGGCAAGTATACTTGATTTATTCATGCTTTTCTTGTGCCCTGTGAATGCAGATGGAGCACATCAAAGATGAGAAGTTCATTGAGCACATCAGGGCTTTGATCACTGACAGCTCCACGCACAACGCCTCTTACTACAACATCACGCCGTCAGTCGACCGCTTTGGCACTACGCATGTTTCAGTGTTGGCGGCAGATGGCACTGCTGTGTCGGTCACCAGCACCATCAACCACATGTGAGACATTTACAGCATATGCTCAGCAGAGATCCTAATTGTGTTTctagatttaaagggatagtatgtgaatacacacacacacacacacaccttttatATAAGCagtggctatttgcactaaatGTAAATGGTGTAAATAGCATCCAATTGCTCTATtgctaagtgaaaatagcaggattttcttagcgatatgctatttacactaagtgcaaatagctatagattctatttattgttaaaatttcaagattttctgctatttatactacttattggcaattatctgcacctctgtagtacattataaaagagtatgcaataataacgtattgagtgcaaattataattttaattcagttagtttttttcaactgcttacaaaCTTTGCATCTTTTTTCGAAACTTTACACTCAAATCCAAGAACTGTAAAATGCCTCACAtatcttgcaaaatgaagcactgcattcaaaatatcacacaaaaagcaaacatttgcaaacacctttgccataatattaattcctgttagatttttgtgtgttacatagagaattgtctgttgtgttttatgaaattgaaaagaattagtgtatggttctgcagatttggtgtgtggttctggtgtttgagtgtcaggtttcagaaatcgtgtaacaagtaaagattttgtgtaagcagttgaaaaaaaactgtaaatggaTGTCAaaaaagccctccctacacatACCCTAACCCTACCTGATACttcattttcaactttttgattattttgcctttccgatgtgatatgaaatttaaaaagggagaaaaaaaagttcagcAAAAGGCGGATTTGAACTCgggtcgatcgcgtcaaaaagACAATGAATAGCACTGGAGCTATTGTTAAACGATTGTGTTTTGTAGTGTTGACTAGCCCAACCACGTGCTGGTGGGCAGAGTTAGTGTAAACAGCCTCTGCCAAAAAGACGGGCTATTTgtacttagtgtaaatagacactccgttttGGATATcttgtaatatttttacaaataaatattattaataagaatattacaaaatcaatattattataaattaaataataaatcctctaatatttatgaaaactaatatttttaatttttatgtctTCAGGTTTGGGTCAACTGTTTTCTCTCCTAAAACGGGTATCATCCTCAACAACGAGCTAGCTGACTTCTGCGGCCGAGCAGATTCTGTCACACCAGGTGAAGATCCTTCGCCAAATATATCTtcttacattttgcatgtcttgAAACTTCTTGTCACCATAttgtctgttgtttttttccctctccaGGCGAGCAGCCtccctcctccatggctcctacCATCCTGCAGTCCCAGGAGAAGACTGTAGTGATTGGTGGATCAGGAGGAAGTTTTATCACCACAGCCATGGCCCTGGTGAGTCaaactacatttgaaataacaaGTTATTGGGGTTATCAGTGTTTAGCCTATTTTTATGAAGTACACAGCCTTAGCTGACCAGCACTAAATATTTTTCCTCTACTGCACCTGCTAacagttttcatttaaagttATTGTAGTAactgtttattgaatttttttttttttactatttttttttccaacctAATGTCTATTTTCTCTGTATTGGATGTCCACGGTCTTACTGTCTTACTAAAAAATGTTCGGTTTTGTAATCTTTATCAAAATAACTATTTGCCTATTAATAACTATTATACCTCTATATACCTGACAATTTTCTCAGTTTCTCCCAGAAATTCATCAGAATACAGTCAGTATTGACttcaaaatcatatttttgttaaagcacTTGCATAtattttccagtaaaaaaaaaaaaaatgaacttgagCTATAAATTTGTCTTAGTCCTCCATTTACATTCTATAAACACATTTCATGCTAAAATGTGTGCTAAAATGATTTTCTGTGGTTGTTGACAGTATCTGATGCATATCCTGTTGAAAAGaacctaatttattttaattgttaggCTATTCTTGGCATTTTAATCAACTATTTAAACTATTATTttgattgcattttattttccaacataatatctttttatttttccttttttattgcATGTCCATGGTCTTACAatctaaaaaatggttttgtaaTCCTTCAGCAAAATAGAATCATTTGCTGTACCTCGTTTCATTCTTTTTAACCATGAAAACAAAGTCTGAATACAGTCGGTATTAACTTTAACATGATATTTTTCTTAAAGCACTTTCATGATTTCTCCagtaaaaaatgttatttgagctataaaaatgtctcagtCGTCCATTTACAGTCTATAAAGACATTTCATACAGCATGTGCActgaaaaatgcattaaaaatgattttctggGGTAGTCAACAGCATGCCGCAGATGCAGTACAGCGATATCCTGCTGTAAAGAACCTAATTTTGTCTAATTGTTGTATTAAAATTTGtatcaaaacattaaatataaaattgtctGCATTAAAAACTATTGTATGCGGATGTCCTGCTGAAAATGACCTGACAAACCCTCTTTAATGAATATCCTCTTGTTATTTTCCTATTTCAGTCCATTATGAACCATTTGTGGTTTGGGATGAACCTTAAAGAATCTATTGCTGCTAAAATAGTATTTGTGGACTCCAACAACAATGTTCTATTTGAACGTGGATACGACAATGTAAGTCCTTTGGAATGTAGATCCGCTCTAATATTATGAGGTTCCCCATCATCCCATGTTGACAGTGTGGCCGTATTGAATGTAATTGCTCCTTACCTCCTCTTTAAATGTCCCCGGTCACTGATTATAatcatcattttataaaacaggTAATCAAAAGTGACTCAAGTAGTAACGTTTTgttcttttcttcttctcagtCTTCTATCAGTGCAATGCAAAAGATAGGACATATCGTGAAGAACAGCAAGTTCCCATTTTTCAATGTGGTCAACGGCATCTCGAAAGAAGGACAGTGCATCAGTGCCGTATCTGACGACAGGAAGCGCGGCGGGTCAGCGGGATACTGACCCTGCCTCTGTTTGCGCCGTCAGCTGTTAGAGACTGGTGTGGTGATTCATCAGGCCTGAGAGGAAGTGAGGTGGAAACAAAGGGTCAGCGCTCCCTTTCAGCGACGCCTGTTGACACCATAAATTCAAATATGGGTTGATTGTGCACAATGGTGTGCATTTGTCCGTCCATGTCCACTTTTGTTGGACTCTATCAAATGAGAGTTACAGTAAGATTTGAGTGCatgtaaatatgttttgtatGTCAGGGAGAcaggggctagttgtcacacagAGGAAGGGTTGCATCTCAAAAACCACACTGGCATTCACTTAGGAAAGAGTAAACTATATAATGAAGGTAGATTTGATCTGATAGGCTGAACTGTGTTGgtagtacatttttttttaccataaatgtCAGGTTGCACATGGTATAGAGTGCTGCAGCgatgatgtatttttgtaggccaacccAGAAAGCCTCGACAGAAACCCAATTTATCCCGTATGATTCTTACACGTTTTGTTCATCTTCACAAATAAACTTTTATgcattttgaagcctaaatacagTCACCAGAAGAATAAAGGCACTTGCGTACCGcgtagttctaggaactagccAACAGGGTCGTTCCTAGAGAAACAATTTCCCTCTTGGGCTGTTTTTCTAGTTGCATTCGCACTGGCAAGCAGGAACTCTGAAGCAGAAAAAAATGCTGCAGACAGGTAAATGCCGTTATTGCTGTTTTCCATGTTCATGGAGTAAGTATTTCTACATAGCTTTTTAAAAACGCTGGGTAACTAGCTGGTGTTTCGTATGCGTTtggccaatcagcgtacacttacaTCACTGGTAGTTCCTacagaactgttttagaccccactctgaagtaggagctaaatTAGTTCCCCCAAACGGAGGTCCTAGAACTAAAACCGTTCCTAGTTCCTGCAGTGCGAGCATGTCAAAAAACGGAAACTTCTATGAAAAGTTTCCTCCAGTGCGAAAGCACCCTATTATAGTTAGGCTTTAATTGAACTACACCATGGTCACATGACTTCAACGCCACCGTCATAAAGCTTCAGAAAACTCttgtcagtttttattttttaaaaaacaaaaatttttcCTGAAAGTTTGCAAGAGCATGATTAGAAACACAAGGCTGGAAAATTGGACCAGCAAGTAGATGAGATTTCCAGTTCGGTGTGGTGACGTTTAATGTCCCTGACAAtgt includes:
- the ggt5b gene encoding glutathione hydrolase 5 proenzyme translates to MAKSQSRRCCFCILALVCCVVIICICIILATKQRCAFTHAAVSADSSRCSDIGRDMLLEGGSAVDAAIAALLCTSLVNPQSMGLGGGAIFTIMDKTGKVNIISSRETVPKGVKGDLLNKCPKTITFATGSHWIGVPGELRGYEKAHQLYGKLPWAKLFEPSIKLAREGFPMPVYLAFFLQQDLIKKLMNGTELCELFYKSKTVLSPRDTLRFPQLAETMETISKEGADAFYTGKIAKDLIQDVQERNGILSLEDLSTFQVRVSDAWSVQLGDYKMHFPPPPAGGAILSLILKLMHGFRLSPASNQGDQKILNLHRFLEVVKFANGQKHNLKDPFFGSRENMEHIKDEKFIEHIRALITDSSTHNASYYNITPSVDRFGTTHVSVLAADGTAVSVTSTINHMFGSTVFSPKTGIILNNELADFCGRADSVTPGEQPPSSMAPTILQSQEKTVVIGGSGGSFITTAMALSIMNHLWFGMNLKESIAAKIVFVDSNNNVLFERGYDNSSISAMQKIGHIVKNSKFPFFNVVNGISKEGQCISAVSDDRKRGGSAGY